The genomic region ttttttttgttttaaagaaacaaGTTAAGAtggtcattattttttaataggGTATGTGTGTCAAATGTCAATTCTAGcataaaaatattgatacaaAAACAGACTACTGTCTTCCTTAtttataacccccccccccacaaaaaataTAGGTTACtcctcagaagaaaaaaagtgtaaatgtttaaaataccATGCATTATTAATTGGATTAATATGCATTGATATGGGATTTCGTTCAAACAGTGTAAGAAGCTTTTAAGAAtctttttctcattttaaatgactttttatgGCACTGGTGGCTAATACCATGCCATCACTGTATTAATACATTAAAACTGTAGTCATCGTATTTTGTATATGCGTCAACAGTCAGTTTGAGCATAAAAATGTAGGTATATACCTgcttgtatatataaaaatggcTATCCATTTCCTTATTAATGAAATACAACCTAAAATATAGATCAAGCCATTCATAAGTTTCTCCTCACATATTAACAGTGCAAATTGTTTGGGGGAAAAACACAAACCATTCTGTAAAACCATAAATAATATGCAATCTCCTTCACATGGTATATGCATAATACACATTAGGGTATATGCGTCAAAAGTCAGTTCTGGCATAAAAAGTATGttattcataaaaacaaaaacaaacaaactaaaaacaagCGTTCATATAAGAGGtaatatctgtttctcatcacAGATGAACGGTGAATCGTAAACTTCAGTTCGTATGCATGCATAACCTCGGTTTTGCGTGTGCATCGGTGACGCACAGGTCAGGTGGCGCCTCATATAGCGCGGGGAGCTGTCCGGGTGCTGAAACACAAGCGAAGCGCATTGAAACGCACAGAGGACATGCTGTTCACGCTTATTCACATTCTCTGAGCTCTACACAAAGGTACGGCggcttattttcatatttaatactCATAAAAGCATGTTGTGTAAACATGATTGAAATATGATCTAGTCTGCTTTGTGACGATTAAAGAGGTGTGGAgcttttttccgcttttctattGCTTGCCTTGTTTAGATCCTACCATTCATCATCAGCGTATCTCATCTCTGGTTTATCTACTCAGTTTGTTTGCGAGACGATCAGTGAAATGTATTCCTGCTAGTCTTATTTTAAATCAAGAAATGTTTTACAAACATATGCTTGATAAACATCAAATAGATCTGTTCTTAGAGATCGGCAGCCACAAGTGAAAGGTTACCTTGACAACAGGCGGTGACTCATCCGGTGCTGTTGTCGTTTAAAAACATGTTATGATCTGACTGATATCATTGCTGCTCTGAGCATCTCTTGAGCTAGGTTCTGGAAACAAATTTTGGGTTGTAAAGCAACTCTTAGAACTGCCTACATAGTTTAAACtaaaaaagaattacatttttagaTCAAGATTGATTCTATCAAGATTGTggttaaactgcatgcattttgtCTTGAAAAGCATAATTtaacattcacaaaaaaaaaaagagagagagagagaagaaagagttGAAATGACCAGGTTTAActagtttttgtgtttgtttattcctAGGCAGTACAATGTTGTCACTACCGAAACTGTCTGCTGGAAGGGTGGTGGTCCTTTTTGCTTCCCTCCTCCAAACTCTAACTGTGGAGGGTGCATCCGTGCGGCACCACCACCTGCGAGGCGGCGAACAGGGTGGCTTTCTCTCTCCCAGTGCCGACATGATCAAAGCCCTGGAGTATATCGAAAGCTTGAAGCAGAGAGCCGACGGATCAGAGAGCCCTACTGGGGACTATGATGAGGTGGACAAATTCCGTTTTCTAGTGCAGCTCGCCTCTCTACAGGAAGAGAACGCACCTCAGCGCAAAGACGCGGCACGTTGGCCTGATAACAAGGGGGTGCCACAGTGGGTGCAATCTTTGCTTCGGATGCTCGAGCAGGCTGGAGAGAGCCCAGCAAGCCAGCCTGGCAACGAGAGGCGCACTCACAAGAGCAGACGCCCTGTGCCGGACGGGGAGAGCCCTGTTGGAGACTATGGTGGCTTTGTGAAGCCCCACAAGAAGTATCCGTTAATGTTTGAGGATGAGGAGAACGGCAGAGACAACAAGCGTGCAACGGAGGATTTGGATGAGCAGTACACTCCTCAGAGCCTCGCCAACATGCGCTCCATATTCGAAGAGCTTGGTAAACTGTCTGCTGCACAGAATCAGAAGCGAGAGAACCAGGATGAAGAAGATGGCGAGGATGATGACGATCTGTACAGGGTCAGAAATCTGGCGTACGAGGACGTGACTGGAGGGGAGGAGTGGGTGCCACTAGAGGAGCAGATGGAGACGGAGGAAGTTGTTAAAGGAAGCCATGACGAATATGAACGAGGACTAGCAGATAACGGCGAACAGGGTGAGGCCATGGAGAGGCGAGCTGGCCAAGCTGATGAAGATGAGGAGAATCCAGATGATGACACGAAACTCGTGGATTACTACCTGCTGAAGGTCTTGGAGATGACTGACCAAGCACAAAAACGAGACCTGATGGAAGGAAGGAGGCGACTTCAACCCCGACCCTCTCTAATTGACCCTAGGGCTATCAAACAACTGCTGTCGGCTATTTCAGTGAAGCTCCAGGTGCCTCCTGAAGACCTGGTTGGAATGCTGTTCATGGAGGAAACCAGAAAACAACAGCGCCTTCCTGAGACACCACTGGCTAGGAAGCCCAGCCAACCTCGGTATAAGAGCCGAGTCATCAAGTACTACAACGGCCGACAGCCAGAAGTAACAGTGAGTGACATCCCCCATGACGTCAAGACCGAAGATATCTTAAAAGTCCTTGGGTTGGGGAATCTGGCCAACAAGAATGCAAAATTTTCTCTCCTTAAGCAAAGACCGTACAAAACACCCATGGCAAATTACTTCAACCCAAGCGGAAGACGGGGAAACTTGTTGTTGTCCGAGTTAAACAAAGCTCCAAGCAAAAGAAAagatgattatgatgatgatgatgcagtAGACGAGGACGAAGAATCGACATTCCTTGCTGCCAAACTCCTGACCGAGTACCCCGACAACAGCTCGAGCAACCGCAAACGAGCCATCGATTCCACCACAAACAGACAGCTGCCTTATGAGTTATACGAGGAGGCCATGAAAGATTTCTTCAATCAGGTTGATAATGGGAAAAGCACACCCACCAAAAGAGACACCCAAGGGAAAGAGGAGCCAGAGGCACCCCAGAAACCGCCCACTCAAGATTCAGCACCAAAGCCCGTAGACCAAACCTCTGCTGTGTCCAATACAGAAGATGGTAAAGAGTATCATGGGAAAATGGTTGCAGGAATGTGAAGGGTTATATTTTCCCCCACCCGTATCCCGACAAGTCCCGCCACCTTTACCTTGTATCTCTTTGATATGGTTGCTACGGCTATATGAACAACTTCTGAACAGTCCAAATCACAAACTGCTTGTAAGAAGCCCCTACTAGCCAATATTGCTGCAAAAGGGACTTGTTGGAATACGGATGGAGACCAAAAATAAAGCTTAGCCGTGGGACATGCCTATATCTCCTCAAAAGTAACCAATGTTTAAAGTGCTTTAGCTTTCTTGGAATTCTATatgatgtaaatatatatatggtatatcaTTGTGCTGGACTTTTAAGTGTTGTTTATGAATTGGTGGTCCTcgaaatgttttcttgttcctttCATTGGTCTCAAGAGAATGTTCCGGTGTAGTCGTAGGACTC from Myxocyprinus asiaticus isolate MX2 ecotype Aquarium Trade chromosome 5, UBuf_Myxa_2, whole genome shotgun sequence harbors:
- the LOC127441104 gene encoding secretogranin-2-like, which codes for MLSLPKLSAGRVVVLFASLLQTLTVEGASVRHHHLRGGEQGGFLSPSADMIKALEYIESLKQRADGSESPTGDYDEVDKFRFLVQLASLQEENAPQRKDAARWPDNKGVPQWVQSLLRMLEQAGESPASQPGNERRTHKSRRPVPDGESPVGDYGGFVKPHKKYPLMFEDEENGRDNKRATEDLDEQYTPQSLANMRSIFEELGKLSAAQNQKRENQDEEDGEDDDDLYRVRNLAYEDVTGGEEWVPLEEQMETEEVVKGSHDEYERGLADNGEQGEAMERRAGQADEDEENPDDDTKLVDYYLLKVLEMTDQAQKRDLMEGRRRLQPRPSLIDPRAIKQLLSAISVKLQVPPEDLVGMLFMEETRKQQRLPETPLARKPSQPRYKSRVIKYYNGRQPEVTVSDIPHDVKTEDILKVLGLGNLANKNAKFSLLKQRPYKTPMANYFNPSGRRGNLLLSELNKAPSKRKDDYDDDDAVDEDEESTFLAAKLLTEYPDNSSSNRKRAIDSTTNRQLPYELYEEAMKDFFNQVDNGKSTPTKRDTQGKEEPEAPQKPPTQDSAPKPVDQTSAVSNTEDGKEYHGKMVAGM